A part of Aspergillus flavus chromosome 1, complete sequence genomic DNA contains:
- a CDS encoding putative GPI transamidase component PIG-S — MTSKNEDPGSSQTTSTPANDTMSSKTGARRLPPPEKSEAIQTRFKVIAAFWAVIIFLGFPIWWKTTSIYRARLPIQDMVEWADGKTCRPVFPLEIHFETPSLPESEAHHLLRTTQHTLDDLNEFSAHHLRLKLSEENSVAIHEDILEQPQPALGGKADTALVVRLLPQEDLAAPRSELHPDTTRLDVYYPPSQIPPPSASNPPLSAYIAGELQNLFTEEKAIIAQVLSDNNVGGANTPTSSSSNNQQQPSAILNSISPQLAESITRRLRRSMKYAETYHLAFSLFTPGSEPSSWDVKTAVEEYISPLLQAFAPISNFTVDTQVQLYATSAPTAPLPVYDETQAAWTLKKEDLSAFINAAEWPLSPSIGSGPTINFILYVPAPSQSPMVVKESSATSWIIPQWGGVFLLNHPLSTADHSSNPPHLSQEALRPAFLTFSHQLLTLLGAPATPASLPFRLQTLIRIRAATLLLSASSTMGSLARLTESLPSIPIPANVATSVSTTLSHLASTCEHLREGRFQAALADARVAETEAERSFFEKSMVGQVYFPDEHKVAVYLPLLGPVGVPLIVGLLKEVKRIVTGLKAKKQQT; from the exons ATGACCAGCAAGAATGAAGACCCGGGGTCTTCACAGACTACCTCCACTCCCGCGAACGACACCATGAGCTCCAAGACCGGTGCGCGACGTCTCCCTCCGCCCGAGAAATCCGAGGCTATCCAGACCCGGTTTAAGGTCATTGCCGCCTTTTGGGCCGTCATTATCTTCCTGGGGTTTCCGATATGGTGGAAGACGACATCAATCTACCGGGCCCGACTGCCCATCCAAGACATGGTGGAGTGGGCAGATGGAAAG ACCTGTCGTCCAGTTTTTCCCTTGGAAATTCACTTTGAAACACCGTCCCTGCCAGAGTCGGAGGCACACCATCTCTTGCGCACGACTCAGCACACTCTCGATGATCTCAACGAATTCTCCGCTCATCACCTTCGCCTGAAGCTGTCAGAAGAGAACAGCGTCGCTATCCATGAAGATATACTAGAACAACCGCAGCCTGCACTGGGTGGAAAAGCCGATACTGCGTTAGTGGTTCGACTGTTGCCTCAGGAGGATTTGGCGGCACCTCGGTCAGAGCTTCATCCGGACACGACCCGGCTCGACGTATATTACCCCCCAAGCCAGATCCCGCCGCCTTCTGCGTCAAACCCGCCCTTATCAGCTTATATCGCTGGAGAATTACAAAATCTATTcacagaagaaaaggccatCATTGCGCAGGTATTATCCGACAACAATGTCGGGGGTGCAAACACACCcacttcttcctcgtcgaatAATCAACAGCAGCCTTCCGCCATTCTCAATTCCATCTCTCCACAACTTGCGGAGAGCATCACCAGGCGTCTGCGAAGGTCTATGAAATATGCGGAAACGTATCACCTAGCCTTTTCTCTGTTTACCCCGGGATCCGAACCTTCCTCTTGGGACGTCAAGACCGCGGTGGAAGAGTACATATCACCGCTCCTGCAGGCTTTCGCGCCCATAAGCAATTTTACTGTTGATACCCAAGTTCAGCTCTACGCGACCTCTGCTCCGACTGCACCACTGCCTGTGTATGACGAAACACAAGCCGCATGGACgctgaagaaagaagatctcaGCGCTTTCATCAACGCAGCTGAATGGCCCTTAAGCCCAAGTATCGGAAGTGGACCGACCATCAACTTCATTCTTTACGTTCCTGCGCCATCACAGTCTCCCATGGTCGTGAAGGAGAGCAGTGCAACTAGCTGGATCATTCCGCAGTGGGGTGGTGTCTTCCTTTTAAACCATCCTCTGTCGACTGCAGATCATTCATCCAATCCACCACACCTGTCTCAGGAGGCTCTTCGTCCCGCATTCCTAACTTTCTCCCATCAACTCCTCACTCTTCTCGGCGCTCCCGCCACGCCAGCGTCTCTTCCCTTCCGCCTCCAAACCCTCATCCGGATCCGTGCTGccactctccttctctccgccTCGTCGACCATGGGCTCCCTTGCCCGTCTGACCGAATcccttccttccattcctatCCCAGCTAATGTAGCGACATCCGTATCAACGACTCTGTCACATCTCGCATCCACATGTGAGCATCTCCGCGAAGGTCGTTTCCAAGCGGCTCTAGCGGACGCTCGGGTGGCCGAGACTGAAGCAGAGCGCAGCTTCTTTGAAAAGAGCATGGTGGGCCAGGTTTATTTTCCCGATGAACATAAGGTGGCTGTTTATCTGCCCTTATTGGGCCCGGTTGGTGTCCCTCTTATCGTAGGGCTTCTAAAGGAAGTTAAGAGGATTGTTACTGGTCTGAAGGCCAAAAAGCAACAAACCTAG
- a CDS encoding cwf18 pre-mRNA splicing factor-domain-containing protein, with translation MSSNHATLDAAATERKARLAKLAALKRKQPEPEPLTESNAKDDELEDAAPDITSKYLSGRNYDAETRGPKLGFDQAPADGQITVETQAAEIAKATAEQAKKDEEADQPIDLFKLQPKKPNWDLKRDLDEKLNTLNVRTQNAIARLVRQRIENAQRAAKGKDAGDSGGQTGEDVGIEGEMLVEGIHVREREDEDERRERKEDDLA, from the coding sequence ATGTCATCCAACCATGCCACTCTCGACGCGGCGGCAACAGAACGCAAAGCTCGACTCGCGAAGCTCGCGGCGCtcaaaagaaaacaaccagagccagagccgtTAACAGAATCCAACGCTAAAGATGACGAGCTGGAAGATGCTGCCCCCGATATCACGAGCAAATATCTTTCCGGAAGAAACTATGATGCAGAAACCCGTGGCCCGAAGTTAGGATTTGACCAGGCCCCCGCAGACGGACAGATTACGGTCGAAACGCAGGCTGCGGAGATAGCTAAGGCCACTGCAGAGCAAGCtaagaaggatgaagaggcGGATCAACCAATTGATCTCTTCAAGCTTCAACCGAAGAAGCCCAATTGGGACCTAAAACGGGATCTAGATGAGAAATTAAATACTCTCAATGTGAGGACGCAAAACGCAATTGCAAGGCTTGTGCGACAAAGGATAGAGAATGCGCAACGTGCGGCGAAGGGTAAAGACGCGGGGGACAGTGGAGGCCAGACAGGAGAAGATGTAGGCATAGAGGGCGAAATGTTGGTTGAGGGCATACATGTACGTGAgagggaggatgaagatgaacggagggaaaggaaggaagacgACCTGGCATGA
- a CDS encoding coiled/coiled coil protein (fms interacting protein, putative) translates to MAALAVRDIVVDQSLLPVLNSSAVTREQCDKLLALLDPSGDSASSNSQETVLAASREQKHLFALLARLRGLNREAILRVRETKQSTAEARQEIDRLHLQLQNLYYEQRHLTGEIAACESYDHKYLSLPLIPVEEFLTLFPEHRDSDAHELMIARINHEHAEREKLEQARQELLKRKQALIAENNKRKEDLASLDQDLERFIDAAKPIQKIFEKEY, encoded by the exons ATGGCGGCTCTGGCGGTTCGCGACATTGTGGTGGATCAGTCTCTCCTACCCGTACTCAATAGCAGCGCCGTGACCCGTGAACAATGTGACAAGCTCCTCGCATTGCTTGACCCGTCCGGTGATTCCGCATCGTCGAATTCTCAGGAGACCGTCCTTGCAGCATCGAGAGAACAGAAACACTTATTTGCGCTTCTTGCTCGACTCCGCGGTCTGAATCGCGAAGCTATTCTCCGCGTCCGTGAAACCAAACAATCGACGGCGGAAGCTCGCCAGGAGATCGACCGGTTACACCTTCAGTTGCAGAACCTCTACTATGAACAAAGACATTTGACGGGGGAGATTGCGGCGTGCGAGTCTTATGA TCACAAatatctctctcttcctctaaTACCGGTCGAAGAGTTCCTCACTCTTTTCCCAGAACACAGAGATTCGGACGCCCATGAGCTTATGATTGCTCGCATCAATCATGAACATGCGGAGCGGGAGAAATTGGAACAGGCGCGCCAGGAGCTTCTTAAGCGGAAACAGGCTCTGATTGCAGAGAATAATAAGCGCAAGGAAGACTTGGCCAGCTTGGATCAAGATCTGGAGAGGTTCATTGAC GCTGCTAAACCAATCCAGAAAATTTTCGAGAAAGAGTATTGA
- a CDS encoding pentatricopeptide repeat protein — MSFCPHHLLRSRFSAGLPSRAPKHRLRLGHWYRQSAKLPIARYVTNHASTSNITHDCAYDTVGNDLNPRPDSSSALIREPRDHRTEAQALGLQDIVSHPVQDYKHEVIRDPLVPYLDGVPGPPMSSSGERSPNNQERKFVYASRAIVDGKVKYIYKTKQVSQETYDFHQSIKMRSLCYDREEIHAWRTTYSKIYRAALLDMDIQGFPASLMLTDADSSLLEKIKTDCLGSFREAWEALDKSAKAPHWKRLSLWLLQNSPHLALEFLLVTCQSVDKPLFVMVSDCFLFLDKYHAGEFQPWEKGGHTYVSLLLTCLDPSNWPVAHLGQKGVRLYLKNAGPEELYHAWTIVDERRNHIVSETWLCFMRRFTEFGDIHKSLEALELVRRREQDNFLMDSQGVMRHCCKLLLLDSVQDTPNGRNFYILPKLLKMGVRPDRDMMNIVLSNAFKTGDPQVGFDMFRFMRRQSLEPDSFTYLTLLNDAVTRGDRERVQSLIQDIRARGLEKNDWIASKIFHAHFTFNAKHHDPNDDPNGVFYSLLDMYNQLYDIAPLKELSIIPPEYTPPPGGDNLQPSLIALYLMIATYLRCQKRISHAHRVYTKFKALVSQDHPVIAPLASTDHTYNEFLVAFRDDPRGLRPAVRLVEDMLHASNQDRELDDRVTVHGKPSVRTWTILMSAFTFNKQPLAAEKVREMMAKHGVEYNQVTWNTVINTYANAQNIAEVAKSIKAMEAQGYSMDSYTMKCLRYLQDPERLWIAVEELDQATDARHDMVTSLDQRPLEHESDEDEHLLEQGLRRLSERKESTR; from the coding sequence ATGTCATTTTGTCCACATCATCTCCTGCGTTCCCGCTTCAGCGCCGGGCTACCGTCCCGTGCTCCGAAACATAGGTTGCGTCTAGGGCACTGGTATCGACAAAGTGCAAAACTTCCAATAGCACGATATGTCACGAACCATGCGTCGACATCGAATATTACACATGATTGTGCATATGACACTGTTGGCAACGATCTGAACCCTCGACCTGACTCTAGTTCGGCTTTAATTCGCGAACCAAGAGACCACCGGACTGAGGCTCAAGCTCTTGGCCTCCAAGATATAGTTTCTCATCCGGTTCAGGATTACAAGCATGAAGTCATAAGGGACCCTTTGGTACCATATCTAGATGGCGTTCCTGGGCCCCCAATGTCGTCATCTGGAGAAAGGAGTCCCAACAATCAAGAGCGCAAATTCGTCTATGCCAGCCGTGCCATAGTCGACGGGAAGGTGAAATATATCTACAAGACTAAACAAGTGAGCCAGGAGACCTATGATTTTCATCAGAGCATAAAGATGAGGTCATTATGCTACGATCGCGAAGAGATTCATGCATGGAGAACCActtatagtaaaatatatcGAGCTGCGCTTCTCGACATGGACATCCAAGGTTTTCCCGCGTCGTTGATGCTCACTGATGCCGATTCAAGTCTTCTTGAGAAGATCAAAACAGACTGCCTGGGTAGCTTCCGTGAGGCTTGGGAGGCATTGGACAAATCCGCAAAGGCTCCACACTGGAAGCGATTATCATTATGGCTGTTACAAAATTCCCCGCATCTGGCCTTGGAATTTCTCCTTGTCACCTGCCAAAGTGTGGACAAGCCTTTGTTCGTCATGGTTTCTGATTGCTTCCTCTTTTTAGATAAATACCATGCCGGCGAATTTCAACCCTGGGAAAAGGGGGGCCACACATATGTGTCCCTTTTGCTTACTTGTCTAGACCCCAGCAACTGGCCTGTTGCGCACCTTGGGCAGAAGGGCGTCCGGCTTTACTTAAAAAACGCTGGTCCCGAAGAGCTTTACCATGCCTGGACCATCGTCGATGAGAGGAGGAATCATATAGTATCCGAGACGTGGCTTTGCTTTATGCGTCGGTTTACGGAATTCGGGGATATCCATAAATCACTAGAAGCGCTTGAACTCGTACGGAGACGGGAGCAGGATAACTTTTTGATGGATTCTCAAGGAGTTATGCGTCACTGTTGCAAACTTTTATTACTCGACTCTGTTCAAGATACTCCGAACGGACGGAACTTTTATATTCTACCCAAACTCCTCAAAATGGGGGTACGACCAGATCGAGATATGATGAACATAGTTCTATCCAACGCTTTCAAGACCGGTGATCCGCAGGTGGGATTCGACATGTTCCGTTTCATGAGAAGGCAGTCGCTCGAGCCCGATTCGTTTACCTACTTAACCTTGCTTAACGACGCAGTGACTCGTGGGGATCGAGAGCGTGTTCAATCACTAATACAAGATATTAGAGCACGTGGGCTTGAGAAGAACGATTGGATCGCAAGCAAGATATTTCACGCTCATTTTACTTTCAATGCCAAGCACCATGATCCAAATGACGATCCCAATGGAGTTTTTTACTCGCTGCTGGATATGTACAATCAGCTATATGACATCGCGCCGTTAAAGGAGCTTTCTATTATTCCGCCAGAATACACCCCTCCCCCGGGAGGTGATAATCTCCAACCATCTCTCATTGCTCTGTACCTGATGATCGCGACCTATCTACGGTGCCAGAAACGCATATCCCATGCTCATCGCGTCTACACCAAGTTCAAAGCGCTTGTCTCACAGGACCACCCAGTCATAGCTCCACTAGCATCCACCGACCATACTTACAACGAGTTCTTGGTGGCTTTCCGGGATGACCCTCGCGGGCTGCGACCGGCTGTGCGACTAGTGGAGGATATGCTGCACGCTTCTAACCAAGACCGGGAACTTGACGATCGGGTTACTGTTCATGGCAAACCATCGGTGCGGACCTGGACGATCCTTATGAGCGCCTTCACCTTCAATAAACAGCCACTTGCCGCGGAGAAGGTTCGGGAGATGATGGCCAAACACGGAGTAGAATACAACCAGGTTACCTGGAACACGGTCATCAACACCTATGCAAACGCGCAGAATATTGCGGAGGTTGCAAAGTCTATCAAGGCCATGGAAGCTCAAGGCTATTCGATGGATTCATATACAATGAAATGTCTCCGCTACCTCCAAGATCCAGAGCGCCTATGGATTGCGGTAGAAGAACTGGACCAGGCGACCGATGCTCGCCACGATATGGTGACCTCCTTGGATCAGAGGCCTTTAGAGCATGAatcggatgaagatgagcatCTGTTGGAGCAAGGCTTGCGACGTCTGAGTGAAAGAAAGGAGTCTACCCGTTGA
- a CDS encoding oligoketide cyclase/lipid transport protein (sreptomyces cyclase/dehydrase family protein) produces MRPSVLPRHLSRRISPLSPSRSLATPSQYLQRPTIPSTSPTTRTSHLPYLETLRPFHLPSISSLLSNNSNGSNNNNNNGRTLTATRTLPYAPESLYQVISSVESYSQFLPFLTASTVTHRDPETGYPTRAFLTVGYGPLSETFTSRVDCDRSRWIVEARSGAKFGIDSKDGQAGGNFPGANEGIFEYLSTKWELVPLESERPMTKVDLEIRFEFRNQLHAAMMSAVEGQMAGVMIEAFEKRIRDIEGRR; encoded by the coding sequence ATGAGACCATCCGTACTTCCGCGACATCTCAGTCGCCGCATAAGCCCCTTATCACCATCGCGATCCCTCGCAACCCCGTCGCAATATCTCCAACGACCGACCATACCATCGACATCACCAACCACTAGAACGTCACATTTACCATACCTCGAAACACTCCGACCCTTCCATCTCCCTTCCATATCTTCCCTACTTTCAAACAATAGTAACGGCAGcaataacaataacaacaatggCCGCACCCTTACCGCCACCCGCACCCTTCCCTACGCCCCCGAATCCCTCTACCAAGTGATCTCCTCGGTGGAATCCTACTCCCAattcctccccttcctcacAGCCTCAACGGTGACTCACCGCGATCCAGAAACAGGGTATCCCACCCGCGCCTTCCTGACTGTCGGGTACGGGCCATTGAGCGAAACCTTCACGTCCCGGGTTGATTGCGACCGGAGCCGATGGATTGTCGAAGCGCGCAGCGGGGCTAAGTTCGGGATTGATTCGAAAGACGGACAGGCGGGTGGGAACTTCCCGGGGGCGAATGAGGGTATTTTCGAATACTTGAGCACGAAATGGGAGCTGGTGCCGTTGGAGAGTGAGAGGCCGATGACGAAAGTTGACTTGGAGATTCGTTTCGAGTTCCGAAATCAGTTGCATGCGGCTATGATGAGTGCTGTTGAAGGGCAGATGGCTGGGGTTATGATTGAGGCCTTCGAGAAGAGGATTAGAGATATTGAGGGGAGGAGGTAG
- a CDS encoding manganese superoxide dismutase (Fe superoxide dismutase, putative) → MLPRFLRPQSTLRAVSSLTQKPASALPRFQTRGLHRVPQLTHDTHFKNNGIQELLSPEAFDFAWTQYQTLLIDKLNLLTQDTVDADAKPGELLVKYSRRPEMASVFNYASMAHNNHFFFNCLSPTPTQIPDKFAKDIVDTCSSIESLKLDFLATANAMFGPGFVWLAKNLEREGLMHIFCTYNAGSPYPAAHSRRQPVDMATHSPDAPLGNQFAGAMGAHSANQKSLAPGAVDVQPILCVNTWEHVWMMDYGIGGKAEYLERWWDRINWEVVFDNYNAVSSMKGTRHAANRNRSLSML, encoded by the exons atgcttcCCCGATTCCTCCGGCCGCAGAGCACGCTGCGTGCTGTCTCCTCCCTTACACAG AAACCCGCCTCCGCTCTCCCACGCTTCCAGACTCGCGGACTGCATCGTGTGCCTCAGTTGACTCACGATACCCACTTCAAGAACAATGGAATTCAGGAGCTGTTATCACCAGAGGCCTTTGACTTCGCTTGGACGCAATACCAGACCCTTTTGATTGATAAGTTGAATCTTCTTACACAGG ATACTGTCGATGCGGATGCGAAACCTGGAGAACTGCTGGTCAAGTACTCCCGGCGCCCAGAGATGGCCTCCGTATTCAACTACGCCTCTATGGCTCATAACAaccatttcttcttcaactgctTG TCGCCCACCCCTACTCAGATCCCGGACAAGTTCGCCAAGGACATCGTTGATACCTGCTCCTCGATCGAATCCCTGAAGCTCGACTTCCTTGCAACTGCCAATGCTATGTTTGGCCCCGGATTTGTGTGGCTGGCCAAGAACCTGGAGAGGGAAGGATTGATGCACATCTTCTGCACCTACAATGCAGGCTCCCCTTACCCGGCCGCTCACTCCCGTCGGCAGCCCGTTGATATGGCTACGCACTCCCCCGACGCTCCCTTGGGCAACCAGTTTGCTGGTGCGATGGGCGCTCACTCCGCGAATCAGAAGAGCCTAGCTCCCGGCGCTGTCGATGTCCAGCCCATTCTCTGTGTCAACACATGGGAGCATGTATGGATGATGGACTACGGCATTGGTGGAAAGGCTGAATACCTCGAGCGCTGGTGGGATCGCATTAACTGGGAGGTTGTGTTCGATAACTACAACGCGGTCAGCTCGATGAAGGGCACACGGCATGCGGCCAATCGGAACCGCAGCCTAAGCATGCTATGA
- a CDS encoding putative S-adenosylmethionine-dependent methyltransferase (protein kish-A), translating to MSALFNFQSLLLVILLVICTSTYAHSIMPGIMDRNQHGFFGVFWKCARIGERLSPYVSICCILMAVSAGRHHMNILKLRLP from the exons ATG TCTGCCTTGTTCAACTTTCAATCGCTTCTGCTGGTTATCTTGCTCGTCATCTGCACGAGCACCTATGCTCACTCGATTATGCCAGGAATTATGGACCGTAATCAACATGG CTTCTTCGGGGTGTTCTGGAAGTGTGCTCGAATCGGTGAACGGCTCAGTCCGTATGTCAGTATCTGCTGCATCTTAATGGCTGTGAGTGCTGGACGACATCATATGAACATACTGAAGTTGAGGTTACCGTGA
- a CDS encoding zinc knuckle-domain-containing protein, giving the protein MNRYRNAPSLRGPTKATASTLCQKCLKRGHYSYECTITAQERPYQYRPSRTQQLQNPKLRPQLSTETPNDLLRSQGVADDLLAKREEERGRKRDIDESDPLDNQGQTSKRARSASSHSVSSVSTISTSRSHSQSPPRRREFNTRNEPHRTKSTSSHHEKLRKRRYSDSSSSHSAHSYSYGGKDRARSRSREWTDDRNTRRRRRESSPEERGRARNLSRDGSRRGRTRSQSIDQGRIIRERRSVTPETMHDPNRPRRLSRDTFRHSGHSDGRYSRTHDERSGHSQGHTVPQPRRERSLSPYSKRLALTQAMNIGGPGM; this is encoded by the exons ATGAATCGATACCGGAATGCCCCCAGCCTTAGAGGCCCTACTAAGGCGACTGCCAGTACACTCTGTCAGAAATGCTTAAAACGAG GGCACTATAGCTATGAATGCACAATTACCGCCCAGGAAAGGCCGTACCAATATCGTCCTTCGCGCACACAGCAACTACAGAACCCGAAATTGCGGCCGCAGCTTTCAACAGAAACTCCGAATGATCTATTGCGCTC GCAAGGCGTCGCCGATGATCTTCTGGCAAAACGGGAAGAAGAGCGGGGCCGCAAAAGAGACATAGATGAATCAGATCCCCTGGATAATCAAGGCCAGACATCAAAGCGGGCTCGGTCAGCGTCTTCGCATTCTGTCAGCTCTGTGTCTACGATATCTACAAGCCGATCCCATTCGCAGTCCCCACCTCGTCGTAGGGAATTCAATACGAGAAATGAGCCTCACCGGACGAAGTCGACGTCTTCTCACCATGAAAAGCTGAGAAAGAGACGGTATAGCGACTCATCTTCTAGCCATTCTGCCCATTCTTATTCGTACGGGGGGAAAGACCGCGCTCGTTCCAGATCACGGGAATGGACGGATGACAGGAACACTAGACGAAGGCGTCGAGAGTCTAGCCCTGAGGAGCGTGGGCGAGCAAGAAACTTGTCAAGAGATGGTAGCCGGAGAGGTAGGACCCGAAGCCAGAGCATTGACCAAGGCCGAATTATAAGGGAAAGACGGTCCGTGACACCTGAAACGATGCATGACCCCAACCGCCCTAGAAGACTTTCGAGGGACACGTTCAGGCATTCAGGTCATTCAGATGGCCGTTACAGTCGAACGCATGATGAGCGGAGTGGGCATAGCCAAGGTCACACTGTACCTCAGCCTCGAAGGGAGCGGAGTCTCAGCCCCTACAGTAAACGTCTTGCATTAACCCAGGCCATGAATATCGGCGGTCCGGGTATGTAA
- a CDS encoding putative transcription initiation factor TFIID subunit 13: MSANLPHRPGHRPNVKPPSGRARRLLPPPLHPVQRTSPAPSGPPRQPSSGHVSSQLAPPWPFNPEETALIRAGYHPAFKPDTARNADPPTPEAESSKHKKRSISTMAEPRARAARHKGQMNFAAELRLLLLAYGDPSPHPSFPSEPLPETVRVLDEIVTDFVLEMCHGAAQYAAYSRRQKIKVDDFRFALRRDPNKLGRVQELLRMERELKEARKAFDQNDDQVGNLKDASKKELEDLGEGTDGKKSKGKGKRNARRDSDATEDTTVSKKRKTG, from the exons ATGTCCGCCAACCTTCCTCACCGCCCTGGCCACCGTCCCAATGTTAAACCGCCTTCAGGTAGAGCTCGAAGGCTTCTGCCACCTCCTCTACATCCAGTTCAGCGGACCTCTCCAGCTCCATCCGGTCCACCACGACAGCCAAGTTCTGGCCATGTGTCGAGCCAGCTTGCCCCTCCCTGGCCGTTCAACCCTGAAGAGACTGCTCTAATCCGCGCCGGTTATCACCCAGCATTCAAACCCGACACCGCCAGGAACGCGGATCCTCCTACCCCAGAAGCCGAGTCTAGTAAGCACAAGAAGCGCTCTATTAGCACCATGGCTGAACCAAGAGCCCGTGCCGCTAGGCATAAGGGTCAGATGAACTTTGCTGCCGAAT TGcgtctcctccttctcgcATATGGTGATCCGAGCCCGCACCCGTCTTTCCCTTCCGAGCCTCTTCCCGAAACAGTTCGTGTGCTCGATGAGATTGTTACCGATTTTGTTCTTGAGATGTGCCACGGTGCAGCTCAGTATGCCGCCTATTCGCGCCGTCAGAAAATCAAGGTAGACGACTTCCGATTTGCGTTGCGTCGTGATCCCAACAAACTTGGTCGTGTCCAGGAGCTATTGCGCATGGAGCGTGAGCTAAAGGAAGCCCGGAAGGCCTTCGATCAGAATGACGACCAGGTTGGAAACTTGAAGGATGCTAGCAAAAAAGAACTCGAAGATTTGGGCGAAGGTACCGAtggcaagaagagcaagggtAAAGGAAAGAGGAATGCTAGAAGGGACTCGGATGCTACGGAGGACACAACGGtctcgaagaagagaaagactGGTTGA
- a CDS encoding putative IZH family channel protein gives MACSAQSVTIESYPEEAAVSSAYATPSEETTALLRDRRRRHSFHAARKLSCDYDADAVFLRVELFLAELERRLHWLENYRRSHMVQIDASLRRGYATLEAVRDSCSYASGELMGGGKKRAKILVETLEDGYKDALATKETLEQKAQAGVRLMESFLSELEARAHAVRDRGFYGTLDDGWKAVDSKLVHAREVVDEGMERARKAKDALRENIDQAIALAQEKRLIAYADLPHPWRVNPHILEGYRFTHSKVECFTSMFTFSNELVNIWSHLIGLFIVLSVAFYFYPLNPNFHLSTKTDVLIAAVFFFAACKCLVCSTLWHTMNSIANQGLMERFACVDYTGISMLVAASIVTTEYTAFYCEPVSRWTYILLTMSLGIGGVILPWHPTFNRADFAWARVAFYVTLALTGFAPLAQLTYTRGFAWCLYFYAPVVKSILVYFVGACIYASQVPERWRPGLFDYVGGSHNIWHFAVLGGILFHYCAMQDLFAGAFQRAKGECPHLTS, from the exons ATGGCTTGCTCGGCTCAATCAGTGACCATCGAGTCTTATCCCGAGGAAGCTGCCGTCTCCAGCGCTTATGCCACTCCGTCCGAGGAGACGACAGCCCTGCTCCGAGATCGTCGGCGGAGGCATTCCTTCCATGCCGCAAGAAAACTGTCGTGCGACTACGATGCCGATGCAGTCTTTCTAAGG GTGGAACTTTTTCTGGCCGAATTAGAGAGACGGTTACATTGGCTTGAAAACTATCGCCGGTCACACATGGTACAGATCGATGCCAGCTTGCGCAGAGGTTATGCAACACTCGAGGCTGTTCGAGATTCCTGCTCCTACGCCTCTGGAGAACTCATGGGCGgaggcaagaagagggcCAAGATCCTAGTGGAGACGCTTGAGGACGGCTACAAGGATGCTCTCGCAACCAAAGAGACCCTGGAACAAAAGGCACAAGCAGGAGTTCGCTTGATGGAGTCGTTCTTATCGGAGTTGGAAGCTCGGGCGCATGCGGTTCGAGACCGTGGTTTCTACGGCACTCTGGATGACGGGTGGAAGGCAGTGGATTCGAAGCTGGTCCATGCCCGCGAAGTGGTCGATGAGGGCATGGAACGCGCCCGGAAAGCCAAGGATGCTCTGCGTGAGAATATCGACCAGGCGATTGCGCTAGCTCAGGAGAAGCGCCTAATTGCCTATGCGGACCTTCCGCATCCATGGCGTGTGAACCCGCACATTTTGGAAGGGTATCGGTTCACACATTCTAAGGTAGAATGCTTCACGTCCATGTTTACCTTTTCCAATGAATTGGTCAACATCTGGTCTCACCTGATCGGTCTGTTCATCGTCCTCTCGGTGGCCTTCTATTTCTATCCTTTGAATCCGAACTTCCACTTGAGCACCAAGACGGATGTATTGATTGCGGCggtgttcttctttgctgCCTGCAAGTGCCTAGTCTGCAGTACTCTTTGGCACACTATGAATAGCATTGCCAACCAGGGCCTGATGGAGCGCTTCGCTTGCGTGGACTATACTGGCATCTCAATGCTTGTCGCTGCTTCGATCGTGACGACAGAATACACTGCATTTTACTGCGAACCCGTATCGCGATGGACATACATTCTTCTCACGATGTCCCTCGGCATCGGTGGTGTCATTCTCCCCTGGCACCCGACCTTCAACCGCGCTGATTTTGCCTGGGCTCGTGTGGCATTTTACGTTACACTTGCCCTCACGGGTTTCGCGCCGTTGGCACAGCTTACCTACACCCGAGGCTTTGCCTGGTGTCTATACTTTTACGCACCCGTCGTGAAAAGCATTCTCGTGTATTTCGTTGGGGCTTGCATTTACGCTTCCCAGGTACCCGAACGGTGGCGCCCCGGCCTCTTCGACTACGTAGGTGGGAGCCATAATATCTGGCATTTTGCCGTCCTAGGCGGCATTCTGTTCCACTATTGCGCCATGCAAGATTTGTTTGCAGGCGCTTTTCAGAGAGCCAAGGGGGAATGTCCGCACTTGACTTCCTGA